From the Hylaeus volcanicus isolate JK05 chromosome 4, UHH_iyHylVolc1.0_haploid, whole genome shotgun sequence genome, one window contains:
- the LOC128875844 gene encoding uncharacterized protein LOC128875844, protein MGKGDKRGIAQRSDASSNLMGKFTQSVRRIVQDVKDEGTSSGQTKEEVIETNERLRIVRIRLDGSYEIAKRALVELMCKYTDSKQVRNVFQRYNLLKLMIKDVIKLETQYWTLVDIPKQEKQETVPAFVLRACSIMEKTHKSGEGVKTSARLAEEAETKRERIERLESMTTAQIEAENTQMTNDLYRLLKKYTGLRNLIRDLKEEYNGSKMYPIFPRYPILKDMIKDIMHNPDYMEVCHEVDQA, encoded by the exons CGAGCTCGAATCTCATGGGCAAATTTACACAAAGTGTTCGGAGAATCGTCCAGGATGTAAAGGATGAGGGAACTTCAA GTGGTCAAACTAAAGAAGAAGTGattgaaacaaacgaaagactAAGAATCGTAAGGATACGCCTGGATGGAAGTTACGAGATCGCTAAACGTGCCCTCGTTGAACTAATGTGCAAGTATACTGACAGCAAGCAAGTCCGCAATGTGTTTCAACGTTACAACCTCCTAAAACTTATGATTAAG GACGTGATTAAGTTAGAGACCCAATACTGGACGCTGGTGGATATACCGAAGCAGGAAAAACAAGAAACGGTGCCAGCCTTTGTCCTCCGCGCATGCTCCATCATGGAAAAGACCCACAAAAGCGGCGAGGGCGTAAAAACCTCGGCTCGCCTAGCCGAAGAAGCGGAGACCAAGAGAGAACGCATAGAGAGACTCGAAA GTATGACAACAGCCCAGATCGAAGCAGAGAACACGCAAATGACTAATGATCTGTACAGACTGCTGAAGAAATACACAGGACTCAGAAATCTCATCCGAGATTTGAAG GAGGAGTACAACGGTTCGAAGATGTACCCAATCTTTCCTCGTTACCCGATACTAAAGGACATGATAAAGGACATAATGCACAACCCAGACTATATGGAGGTTTGTCACGAAGTGGACCAAGCATAG